The genomic window AATGGTCCAATCTAAGGtcatttctgcacccattaaatatagtaaaatgcttaccttaggtagtcattatattccagcccctccatatgacacaTCCAGCATGTGGGCACTAACCAGCTGGCTCCATGATCTCTCATATCGATTGACTTCGGCCATGGGCTAAAACAAGGCTATAGGCCTTATTAAGACAGGGCCGACAGAAGTAGAGAGGCAACGTGATCATAAATCCAGGATCCTTTCTTTAGGAAAGATCTATTAATTAGGAACAATTTGATGCCATCTCTAATCAATGTTGCAAACTCCAAACACAAACTCTGATTACCCTCCATCATTATAATGCCCTAACTAACCTCTGCATATTTGATTGGGAAATTCAATGGTCTCCTATTAGCATCTGCAAAGAGGGCCAAATGGAGGCCACATAACATGTTGTTTGAGTGTGAATTATGTAGATGCATACGTCCAGGAGTATTAGTTTCAATGCCAAGAAACCAATGCTTGCATCTGTTGTTATCAGATTCAAACAATGATTTCACAAATAATGTAGCTAGATTTGCTTGGCTAGCTTCTAGAATTAGAAAGCACTGGGTTGCTAATatatattcaagtgggtggccgtgttggtctgaagtagcacaataaaatcagaatcaaggagcacctttaagaccaagcaagatttattcaagtgtgagctttcgagggcatgcactcttcctcagatggcCCCAACCTGCCCTGCTTGCAAGAGGTGGCTCTGCCAGCACAGCCAAGAACACACCGCCTGAGGTGCTCCACTTTCTAGAACAGCCCTGGCACTCCCAGCCGGAGCGGCACAGCCTTCCACCCCTTCCGCCGATGCGCTTGGCGTTCTCCGctctcatagtctgaggaagagtgcatgaactcgaaagctcacgtctttaatacatttttgttgcTAATATATAGTCATTTCATGTACACTGGTAGGTTAATGTTGACTGTTCATTACTAATCATTGTATTTATGTTGCTAGCTTTCCTTGGTGTTTCTTTTAATTCATATTTAGTCCATATACCTGGTTTGCTATTATTATTGTCGTATTTTATCTGttacttttatattttatatttttttagtcCGTGACTGTGAATAAACAAATTGATTGACCAGtcgtccatctagtctagcttcctgtctcacacagtagccaaccagttcctctggagagaccAATGCCTTcataaaaacagccctgctggatcagaccagtggtccatctagtccagcagcctgtctcacatagtggacAAGTTCGTCTGGAAGAccagtaacagggcagagaggtcaggACTTTTTCTAGTgttccctcctggctctgggatttagacATTTAGTGCCTTTGAaagtgaaggttcccctcagccaccatggctagtagccactcatAAGAATATTCTCCATGAACTTgtgtaatcttttaaaaaaatttctgtggccttcacaacatcctctgggattgaattccacattttaatcactctctgtgaaaAGAAGtattccattttttccttcttcagcTATTCCACGATGACCCCTCTCTGTCCCATCAAATTCATTTAATCAATTTTTAATCTGTAAGAGAACCCAtcttcttatcccatgactgttaACCACTCAGGAGCCTttgtgaggtaccttgtcaaaaatCCTTTTGAAAGGCCAAATATATAATGTCGACATGCTTGTTtggtttctcaaagaactcccaaAGGATGGTGAGGCGGGCCTTTCCttttcagaagccatgctgattttccttcAGCAAGTTTTGTTCTTCCATGTGcctatctttgattacagtttctagtCTGGGGCAGcatgtaatttcctggttcccctctggatccttctttttaaaaaaaaaatgtaacgtTTGCTATTCTACAGTCTTCTGGTAAAGTGTCTCTATTTGGTGATAGGTTACATATACACTTTAGTAGCTCAATCTCTCTCCTATGAGTTTCCTAAGAATTCTTGCGTGTACGACACCAGGACCTGAAAACGTAACAATTTTTAATTTCCACAATAGATCTTCATCTCTAGCTGCTTGAGTTCTTCAGATTACTTTCCTGAAAACAGTAGTTGTGGCATGAACTTCCAACTATCCCTCCAAGACTTGTGTTCATAAAGGTTATTTCATTGGAATCTGACCAACGGGAAAATTTAATGGAAACCTTCACCTGGGTTTACTGCAAGGATTATAAAGTTTactgctgggctagatggatcactggtctgatccagcagggctgttctctgGCATTCAGGATGAGAATTACCATTACTGCACAATCCCTGCAGaacctttcagcattccgcagggcctgcaaaaggaagctcttccgccaggtctatggttgacgctggggcagtggggaagaTCCATGGGGTCAAACAGCAACTCAGGTTATCTTGTCCCTCCTCCCTCTTACCTCTAAAGgtagggtctgtgtgtgtgtgtgtgtgtgggggggggtgctttgccATGCTGTCTGGTTATTGTATCTAATTATTTTTGTGACcatttttaagggtttttaatgggtttttaactgGACGTTTGTaatccgccatgagccagttcgggagatgatgatgatgataataaaaataataataattattattattatttcctgatTGTTTTCCCATTCTAACAAAGTGGACAGATcagtggcagtttttaaaaactagagTGTCATTTATTCCAAGTACCATTTTAAGAATTCATACATTCATGTTAGGGAAAGACTACATGGCTTTGAAAAGCATTGTTACCCCCATACAGTAACAAATATGAGGTCCATTCCATCATTCTCCATGAAGGTGATgactctcttcccctcctccccacataaCTTTAACACCAAGTTTCATCTTCCATGAACCCATAAGTGCTTCTTATACCTTCCAGGCACATGTGCTTCTTCCCAGGGATTTCCTGAGTGCAACTTGGACATCCTTGTTCCTCAAGGTATAAACGACAGGATTAAGCAACGGGGTCACCAGTGTGTATGTGACGGAGATCAACGTGTCTTCATTCAAAGTGTACCTGGATTGGGGCCGCAGGTAAATAATGGAAGCGCATAAAAAATGCACAACCACCACAATGAGATGGGAGGCACATGTGGAAAAGGCCTTGCGCTTGCCCTCTGTGGTGGGGATTTTCAAGATTGTGTTTAAGATTAAAAGATATGAGAGAATGaccagaaggaaagagaaaacaacCACCAAGAAACAAATGACAAAAATGACAATCTCCCCTATATAATTTCGGCCACAGGCCAGCTCCAGCAAGGGTGCTAAATCACAAAAGAAGTGGTTGATTTTATTTGGCCCGCAGAACGGCAGGGTAAATACGAAATACGTCTCCACtgtagaaaaaagaaaaccagtcaTTACTGAAAAGACTACCAGTTTAGTGCAAAATCTTTGATTCATCAGAACCGGATAACGTAAAGGTTTACAGATGGACACATATCGGTCGTACCCCATCACTGTGAGAAGCATACAGTCCGTGCATGCAAAGCCCAAGAACGTACACATCTGAATAGCACAGCCAACCAACGAAATTGTAGCTTTTTGTCTTAGAAGATTCACAAGCATATTT from Paroedura picta isolate Pp20150507F chromosome 7, Ppicta_v3.0, whole genome shotgun sequence includes these protein-coding regions:
- the LOC143841911 gene encoding olfactory receptor 10R2-like → MGRENQSVGKEFIFVGFSSFPHLQVLLFVVFSFMYLAILAGNSIIITTIRHDSSLHNPMYFFLAILSGSEICYTLTIIPNMLVNLLRQKATISLVGCAIQMCTFLGFACTDCMLLTVMGYDRYVSICKPLRYPVLMNQRFCTKLVVFSVMTGFLFSTVETYFVFTLPFCGPNKINHFFCDLAPLLELACGRNYIGEIVIFVICFLVVVFSFLLVILSYLLILNTILKIPTTEGKRKAFSTCASHLIVVVVHFLCASIIYLRPQSRYTLNEDTLISVTYTLVTPLLNPVVYTLRNKDVQVALRKSLGRSTCAWKV